One window of Brevibacterium pigmentatum genomic DNA carries:
- a CDS encoding DEAD/DEAH box helicase family protein has product MTEDVREVAATGPPLRRHQVEALSTLHDGTAADERRSWIVLPPGAGKTRVGIDYATHLLNHNLIERIVAFGPNTAIQGQWAKEWNRLGEGRHPAGGTRELTQTFTALTYQSLAVFDSDRETVDREESTGNTDRDCEGHADDAVASEPGGSLLDSLAPGGRALVDNLVAAGPTLLILDECHHLLEVWGRLLADLLALLPDVWVLGLTATPPATMSTRQRELVSDLFTSIRYSASIPALVKEGDLVPFADLVWVTEPTREEQDWLAAQAERHTEFITGVLDPGQGTIGLLEWVDRRFLGDRAESVDWQTMSRQRPELCDAALRLHHAGLLHLPPGARPGEQHRRDPDPDDWARLIEDWMRHHLLASDAASDQELAEAIRRRLPSIGYRWTRHGIAAGRSPVDRVLSHSAAKPRACVDVVSAEAATLGDHLRMLVLCDFESATATLSADVRTVLNECSGSALLVLETLLADPRTARLCPLLVSGRTVAGPPHILTELREHIATDDEELAARLEVTDPESGVSRLDGSWTSRDWVPYVTAFFTSGSAQVLIGTRALLGEGWDAPAVTGLIDLTSATTPTAVTQTRGRALREDPDWTDKVALNWTVVCISPDHPRGGQDWNRLVRKHDGFFGADAEGEIVDGVAHIDPAFSAFYPPEDDIDAINARMTIRSQSRAEVAERWNVGADYRDEELRSVRIVAADPDQAVLGSAPAEAGADRGDNASVSDTAGDDEDPDGIIPMPRHRDGDPGKILPFSLRAPTVIVWATVGLLTAVAAVLSGGAAMWILGVIAVGLLLSLPVVLAVAGGRRQRLYGASPAVAQIAGAVAEALHTVGLSSVDADAVRMAIDARGDLRCHLDADPGSAEVFALAFDEAVSPIGDPRYLLPCWRLPSRAHGVRSWWTRMRWGTGTAQKTDPIWVGVPTVLGSKKERAVAFAAAWDTWIGGGEPIYTRNPDGAGLLAAVRGGDPWGMTSVLRMRWR; this is encoded by the coding sequence ATGACTGAAGACGTTCGGGAAGTGGCCGCGACCGGGCCGCCGTTGCGCCGTCACCAGGTTGAAGCCCTCTCGACTCTGCATGACGGTACCGCGGCCGATGAACGTCGGTCGTGGATCGTCCTGCCGCCAGGGGCGGGAAAGACCCGCGTCGGGATCGACTATGCGACTCACCTGCTCAATCACAATCTCATCGAACGAATCGTGGCCTTCGGCCCGAATACGGCGATCCAAGGTCAATGGGCCAAGGAATGGAACCGCCTCGGCGAGGGTCGTCATCCCGCCGGAGGCACACGTGAACTCACCCAGACCTTCACCGCCCTGACCTACCAGTCCCTGGCCGTCTTCGACTCGGACCGAGAGACCGTCGACCGCGAAGAAAGCACGGGCAACACTGACCGGGACTGCGAAGGCCATGCAGACGACGCCGTTGCCTCCGAACCAGGCGGCAGCCTGCTCGACTCCCTGGCACCCGGCGGCCGGGCGCTCGTCGACAACCTCGTCGCAGCCGGTCCGACGCTGCTCATCCTCGACGAATGCCATCACCTGCTCGAGGTCTGGGGTCGGCTGCTGGCCGACCTGTTGGCCCTGCTGCCGGACGTGTGGGTGCTCGGACTCACGGCCACCCCGCCGGCGACGATGTCGACCCGACAACGCGAACTCGTCTCCGACCTCTTCACCTCCATCCGCTATTCCGCGTCCATTCCGGCGCTCGTCAAAGAAGGCGACCTCGTGCCCTTCGCGGATCTCGTCTGGGTGACCGAACCCACCCGAGAGGAACAGGACTGGCTGGCGGCACAAGCCGAACGGCACACAGAGTTCATCACCGGCGTTCTCGACCCCGGCCAGGGCACGATCGGGCTGCTCGAATGGGTGGATCGACGGTTCCTCGGCGACCGTGCCGAATCGGTGGATTGGCAGACCATGAGCCGACAGCGTCCCGAACTCTGCGATGCGGCCCTGCGCCTCCACCACGCTGGTCTGCTGCACCTGCCGCCCGGAGCCCGACCCGGCGAACAGCACCGTCGCGACCCCGACCCGGACGACTGGGCCCGCCTCATCGAAGATTGGATGCGCCACCACCTGCTCGCCTCCGATGCCGCGTCCGACCAGGAACTCGCCGAGGCGATCCGCCGTCGACTGCCCTCGATCGGATACCGCTGGACCCGCCACGGAATCGCCGCCGGACGGTCGCCGGTCGACCGTGTCCTCTCCCACTCGGCGGCGAAGCCGCGAGCCTGCGTCGACGTTGTCTCCGCCGAGGCCGCCACTCTGGGCGACCACCTGCGGATGCTCGTCCTCTGTGACTTCGAATCCGCCACCGCGACCCTCTCCGCCGATGTCCGCACCGTCCTCAATGAATGCTCCGGTTCGGCCCTGCTCGTCCTCGAAACGCTGCTCGCCGACCCCCGGACCGCGCGCCTGTGCCCGCTCCTCGTGTCCGGGCGCACGGTCGCCGGACCCCCGCACATCCTGACCGAATTGCGCGAGCACATCGCGACCGACGACGAAGAACTGGCCGCCCGGCTGGAAGTCACCGACCCTGAGTCCGGGGTCAGCCGCCTCGACGGGAGCTGGACCAGCCGCGACTGGGTGCCGTACGTAACCGCCTTCTTCACCTCTGGGTCCGCGCAGGTGCTCATCGGCACCCGGGCGCTGCTCGGCGAAGGCTGGGACGCACCGGCCGTGACCGGACTCATCGATCTCACGAGCGCGACCACCCCGACCGCAGTGACCCAGACCCGCGGTCGGGCGCTGCGCGAAGACCCGGACTGGACGGACAAGGTGGCCTTGAACTGGACAGTCGTCTGCATCAGCCCGGATCACCCGCGCGGGGGCCAGGACTGGAACCGGCTCGTGCGCAAACACGACGGATTCTTCGGCGCCGATGCCGAAGGTGAGATCGTCGACGGCGTCGCTCACATCGACCCCGCGTTCTCCGCTTTCTACCCGCCCGAGGACGATATCGACGCCATCAATGCCCGGATGACCATTCGCTCCCAGTCTCGCGCCGAGGTGGCCGAACGGTGGAATGTCGGCGCAGACTACCGCGACGAAGAGCTGCGTTCGGTGCGCATCGTCGCCGCCGACCCCGACCAGGCCGTGCTCGGTTCCGCACCGGCAGAAGCCGGCGCCGATCGCGGCGATAACGCCTCCGTTTCCGACACCGCGGGAGACGATGAAGACCCCGATGGCATCATCCCGATGCCGCGCCACCGCGACGGCGACCCCGGAAAGATTCTTCCCTTCTCGCTTCGCGCGCCGACAGTCATCGTCTGGGCGACGGTGGGTCTCCTTACAGCTGTGGCAGCCGTGCTGAGCGGCGGGGCCGCGATGTGGATCCTCGGCGTCATCGCCGTCGGGCTGCTGCTGAGCCTGCCGGTCGTCCTCGCCGTTGCCGGCGGTCGCCGGCAGCGCCTGTACGGGGCCTCCCCGGCCGTCGCGCAGATCGCCGGTGCCGTCGCCGAGGCGCTGCACACCGTCGGACTGAGCAGCGTCGATGCCGACGCAGTGCGGATGGCAATCGACGCACGCGGTGACTTACGGTGCCACCTCGATGCGGATCCCGGCTCGGCGGAGGTCTTCGCGCTCGCTTTCGACGAAGCGGTGTCGCCCATAGGCGACCCGCGGTACCTGCTGCCGTGCTGGCGCCTGCCGAGTCGCGCCCACGGGGTGCGCAGCTGGTGGACGCGAATGAGGTGGGGGACCGGCACCGCGCAGAAGACCGACCCGATCTGGGTCGGTGTGCCCACCGTTCTGGGGTCGAAGAAGGAACGTGCGGTGGCCTTCGCCGCCGCGTGGGACACCTGGATCGGAGGAGGCGAACCGATCTACACCCGCAATCCCGACGGTGCCGGCCTCCTTGCGGCCGTGCGCGGAGGCGACCCCTGGGGGATGACCTCGGTGCTGCGGATGCGCTGGCGCTAG
- a CDS encoding MmcQ/YjbR family DNA-binding protein: MDPATVLRLSHDQAMQYPSVELDHPFGPDNAVYKVRGKMFMMAFELRGIPSLNLKIDPLDGEVLRDAYTEISPGYHMNKKHWITVAGEGAGAGDGDGSDAAGDRLDPDLLHDLVLESYCLVVAKMSKKVRPVDPETFGGRGDD; encoded by the coding sequence ATGGACCCCGCCACCGTGCTCCGCCTGTCCCACGACCAAGCCATGCAGTACCCTTCGGTCGAGCTCGACCACCCGTTCGGACCGGACAATGCCGTATACAAAGTGCGCGGGAAGATGTTCATGATGGCCTTCGAGCTGCGCGGGATCCCCAGCCTCAACCTCAAAATCGATCCCCTCGATGGCGAGGTGCTGCGAGACGCCTATACGGAGATCTCACCCGGCTATCACATGAACAAGAAGCACTGGATCACCGTCGCCGGGGAGGGGGCCGGCGCTGGAGACGGTGATGGGTCGGATGCGGCTGGCGATCGCCTCGACCCCGACCTACTCCACGACCTCGTGCTCGAGTCCTATTGTCTCGTCGTTGCCAAAATGTCCAAGAAGGTCCGGCCGGTCGACCCTGAAACTTTCGGTGGGCGTGGGGATGACTGA
- a CDS encoding asparaginase has protein sequence MPETSPRTAPHLLLAALGGTIASTANASGGVAPALSGAEIAAAAGLDQVWPNLQADFTQVAQVSSANVTLEMLFDVVELARSTEVDGIVLTQGTDTLEESAFGLWLLNDSDTHISATGAMRNPTLPGADGPANVRSAALTALSDKVSDLPASLVFNDEVHDPRFVTKSHTTSTAAFSSGPILGAIGWLSEDDLHLPHPPQAPKSPFAGLPRPSQLSKIALAEVGMGEPEETLDLIAGSGFSGAVLSAVGGGHVPEDLLPAVSRLAERMPVVLASRTGSGVSLHRTYGYPGGEIGLLDSGLISAEILDARKARIVLNLALSFGLDPAEVFGHFA, from the coding sequence ATGCCTGAGACCTCACCCCGTACCGCCCCTCACCTGCTCTTGGCCGCTCTCGGCGGGACCATTGCATCGACCGCCAATGCATCAGGTGGGGTTGCTCCAGCACTCAGTGGGGCAGAGATCGCTGCGGCCGCGGGTCTCGATCAGGTGTGGCCGAATCTGCAGGCCGATTTCACTCAGGTCGCTCAGGTCTCGAGCGCCAATGTCACCCTCGAGATGCTCTTCGATGTAGTCGAGCTCGCCCGCTCAACCGAGGTCGACGGCATCGTCCTCACCCAAGGCACCGACACTCTCGAGGAGTCCGCGTTCGGGCTCTGGCTGCTCAATGACTCGGACACCCATATCTCTGCCACCGGGGCCATGCGCAACCCGACCTTGCCCGGCGCCGACGGACCGGCCAACGTCCGTTCTGCCGCGCTCACTGCTCTGTCCGACAAGGTCAGCGATCTGCCGGCGTCATTGGTCTTCAACGACGAAGTCCACGATCCGAGGTTCGTGACGAAGTCGCACACGACCTCGACGGCCGCGTTCTCCTCCGGGCCCATCCTCGGCGCGATCGGCTGGTTGAGCGAGGACGACCTCCACCTCCCCCACCCGCCCCAGGCTCCGAAATCCCCGTTCGCCGGACTTCCCCGTCCGTCTCAGCTGAGCAAGATTGCCCTCGCCGAGGTGGGGATGGGCGAACCGGAAGAGACCCTTGATCTCATCGCCGGGTCCGGATTCTCCGGAGCCGTCCTCTCCGCAGTCGGCGGAGGTCACGTCCCCGAGGATCTGCTGCCTGCCGTGTCCCGACTGGCCGAGAGGATGCCCGTGGTGCTGGCCTCACGTACCGGTTCGGGTGTGAGCTTGCACCGCACCTACGGCTACCCCGGCGGCGAGATCGGCCTGCTTGATTCCGGGCTCATCTCCGCCGAAATCCTCGACGCGCGCAAGGCCCGCATCGTGCTCAACCTGGCGCTGAGCTTCGGCCTCGATCCCGCCGAGGTATTTGGTCACTTCGCGTGA
- a CDS encoding LacI family DNA-binding transcriptional regulator — MAKVSMREVADRAGVSVGTVSHVVNGSSKVAEVTAAKVNAAIAELGFVRNAAARQLRSGHSSSLGLVVLDTSNPFFASVAHGARQACDEAGLALLIGDSGTDEQREGKYLDLFAEQRVNGLLVTPTGSDLSRLEAIASRGTPVMLVDRDSNGYALSSVTVDNIAGGRMALDHIIAGGCRRPAFIGGPQSLPQVADRLAGAADSARESGLDLPVFSAPELTILAGRDVGEKVVGLPDDQRPDAVFCANDLLAVGFMQAVIMFSDLRIPEDIAIVGYDDIDYAFSTIVPLTSVRQPAELLGRTAVETLLQENASASGEHHDRRFTPELVVRGSTRPV, encoded by the coding sequence ATGGCGAAAGTGAGCATGCGCGAGGTCGCGGACCGCGCAGGAGTCTCGGTCGGCACGGTCTCCCATGTCGTCAATGGATCGTCGAAGGTCGCCGAGGTGACGGCAGCGAAGGTCAACGCCGCAATCGCGGAGCTTGGGTTCGTGCGCAATGCTGCGGCCAGGCAGCTGCGATCTGGGCACAGCAGCAGTTTGGGCCTCGTCGTCCTCGACACCTCGAACCCGTTCTTTGCGTCTGTCGCGCACGGGGCCAGGCAGGCTTGTGATGAGGCCGGATTGGCTCTGCTTATCGGGGACTCAGGTACTGACGAACAGCGTGAGGGGAAGTACCTCGACCTCTTCGCCGAACAGCGAGTCAATGGTCTGCTCGTGACTCCGACCGGCTCGGATCTGTCGCGGCTGGAAGCGATCGCGTCTCGGGGCACTCCCGTCATGCTCGTCGACCGTGACTCGAACGGCTACGCCCTATCGTCGGTGACCGTAGACAATATCGCCGGAGGCCGGATGGCGCTCGACCACATCATTGCGGGAGGCTGCAGACGCCCGGCCTTCATCGGGGGGCCGCAGTCATTGCCGCAGGTCGCCGATCGCTTGGCCGGAGCCGCAGATAGTGCACGCGAGTCCGGACTCGATCTGCCGGTGTTCAGCGCCCCGGAACTGACGATCCTGGCGGGACGGGATGTGGGTGAAAAGGTCGTTGGTCTGCCCGACGACCAGCGGCCCGACGCGGTCTTCTGTGCCAACGATCTGCTGGCGGTCGGATTCATGCAGGCTGTCATCATGTTCAGCGATCTGCGAATCCCCGAGGACATCGCGATCGTCGGCTACGACGATATCGACTATGCGTTCTCAACGATCGTGCCCTTGACCTCCGTGCGGCAGCCGGCGGAACTGCTCGGACGCACGGCGGTGGAGACGCTTCTGCAGGAGAACGCATCGGCCTCAGGCGAGCATCACGACCGACGGTTCACCCCGGAACTCGTGGTGCGGGGGTCGACCAGGCCGGTGTGA
- a CDS encoding MFS transporter encodes MKDTTTSSKWKATVAVAMSNYIEAGSIIAIATSISLWQTEFGLDSMAVGLLSALSANAFGAAIGAAIGGPLCDRYGRKFIYTYDLLLYMFGTLFAIFAFNFASLLIGFVLTGIAVGAGVTAAWTYIAEEAPDGRRAGHVGVAQLAWSIGPMIGFLLAALLEPMGLLGSRIIFAHLFVIAFITWWVRRGLSESRRWTEKQANPNTVGTYRGIFEMFTKKKNITALLFLIGVYGLWNTVAGQAGIFQPRIYEATGLTDARSQYLLQVLVWGLTSAATFFGFMRYGDKVSRRWLYGFGAGLGVIAWAVLIWGPAGWFSLLVFAIGWGISSGLGAQAFYGLWAAELFATRYRASAQGFMFMIVRVMVGVLSLWFPLMLEKTGIHGVGFLIVGLLVAALLIGMIWAPNTQNKTLEEIEIERYGRLLDADHATEVAAGNIRTDGSAASGSTDSTAVRER; translated from the coding sequence ATGAAGGACACAACGACGTCGTCCAAATGGAAGGCCACGGTCGCCGTGGCTATGTCGAACTACATCGAAGCCGGTTCGATCATCGCAATCGCCACGAGCATCAGCCTGTGGCAGACCGAATTCGGCCTCGACAGCATGGCCGTCGGCCTGCTGTCCGCCTTGAGCGCCAACGCCTTCGGTGCCGCGATCGGTGCGGCGATCGGCGGTCCGCTCTGTGACCGCTATGGTCGGAAGTTCATCTACACCTACGACCTGCTCCTGTACATGTTCGGCACGCTGTTCGCGATCTTCGCGTTCAACTTCGCCTCCCTGCTGATCGGCTTCGTCCTCACCGGCATCGCCGTCGGTGCCGGCGTCACCGCCGCTTGGACCTATATCGCCGAGGAGGCCCCAGACGGCCGTCGCGCCGGCCACGTCGGAGTGGCCCAGTTGGCTTGGTCGATCGGACCGATGATCGGCTTCCTCCTCGCCGCACTGCTCGAACCTATGGGCCTGCTCGGCTCCCGCATCATCTTCGCCCACCTCTTCGTCATCGCCTTCATCACCTGGTGGGTCCGCCGCGGACTGAGCGAATCGCGTCGCTGGACCGAGAAGCAGGCCAACCCGAACACCGTGGGCACCTACCGCGGAATCTTCGAGATGTTCACCAAGAAGAAGAACATCACCGCACTCCTCTTCCTCATCGGCGTCTACGGCCTGTGGAACACGGTGGCCGGTCAGGCCGGAATCTTCCAGCCCCGCATCTACGAAGCCACCGGACTCACCGACGCTCGCTCCCAGTACCTGCTGCAGGTCCTCGTCTGGGGTCTGACCAGCGCCGCGACGTTCTTCGGCTTCATGCGCTACGGCGATAAGGTCTCCCGTCGCTGGCTCTACGGCTTCGGCGCCGGCCTCGGCGTCATCGCTTGGGCCGTGCTCATCTGGGGACCGGCAGGTTGGTTCTCTCTGCTCGTCTTCGCCATCGGCTGGGGTATCTCGTCCGGCCTGGGCGCTCAGGCCTTCTACGGACTGTGGGCCGCCGAGCTCTTCGCCACCCGCTACCGCGCCTCTGCTCAGGGCTTCATGTTCATGATCGTGCGCGTCATGGTCGGCGTCCTGTCCCTGTGGTTCCCGCTCATGCTGGAGAAGACCGGCATCCACGGAGTCGGCTTCCTCATTGTCGGACTCCTCGTCGCCGCCCTGCTCATCGGCATGATCTGGGCACCGAACACCCAGAACAAGACCCTCGAGGAGATCGAGATCGAACGCTACGGTCGACTCCTCGATGCCGATCACGCCACCGAGGTGGCCGCGGGCAATATCCGCACCGACGGATCCGCGGCGTCCGGTTCGACCGATTCCACCGCAGTCAGGGAACGCTGA